One Vitis riparia cultivar Riparia Gloire de Montpellier isolate 1030 chromosome 4, EGFV_Vit.rip_1.0, whole genome shotgun sequence genomic window carries:
- the LOC117913568 gene encoding uncharacterized protein LOC117913568, with product MAKNRDKRKGSGLPSASHASITLREENSGRKQNKAKGGSTNMKSMLKLQHLKSLAMWASQEASIPSLGAFFGHHLMTCGVPDQSLFPCQRCETILQPGQNCTVRIEPNRARAQHGTKKSYASTQNNVIYWCHFCSHHNVKRGTPKGHMKEICPKVKPSPVSKHTNPMPQNAADPQTVHQNEVEVCKTDEIASSATALDIPITDSPATPTVATDTPITNSPATPLVRTGNTLLGGKRRKRNKPGSSKQAEPESNSASADTQKSVSTSNKRRRKSWTSLREIAETSEQGNTRNIANLTIPFFL from the exons ATGGCTAAGAACCGAGACAAGAGGAAAGGGTCAGGTCTTCCTTCTGCATCCCACGCTTCAATCACACTGAGAGAAGAAAACAGTGGGCGAAAGCAAAATAAAGCCAAAGGAGGTTCCACCAATATGAAGTCCATGTTGAAACTGCAGCACTTGAAGAGTCTGGCAATGTGGGCTAGTCAGGAAGCATCCATTCCTTCTCTAGGTGCCTTTTTTGGGCACCATTTGATGACATGTGGAGTCCCAGATCAATCCTTGTTTCCTTGCCAGAG ATGTGAAACAATTCTTCAGCCTGGCCAAAACTGCACTGTCCGAATTGAACCAAATAGAGCAAGAGCACAACATGGAACCAAGAAATCTTATGCTTCAACTCAAAACAATGTCATCTACTGGTGCCATTTCTGTTCACATCATAACGTGAAGAGGGGAACCCCAAAAGGCCATATGAAAGAGATATGTCCAAAGGTGAAGCCATCTCCGGTCTCCAAGCATActaatccaatgcctcaaaatGCTGCTGACCCACAGACAGTCCATCAAAATGAAGTTGAAGTCTGTAAAACAGATGAGATAGCTTCATCAGCAACAGCCCTAGATATTCCCATCACAGATAGTCCAGCAACTCCAACAGTAGCTACAGATACTCCCATCACAAATAGTCCAGCAACTCCACTTGTGAGAACAGGTAATACTCTGTTGGGGggaaagaggagaaaaagaaacaaaccgGGATCTAGCAAACAAGCTGAACCTGAAAGCAACTCTGCCTCAGCTGACACACAGAAATCTGTCAGCACATCAAACAAACGAAGGAGAAAATCTTGGACAAGCCTGAGGGAAATTGCCGAAACCAGCGAGCAGGGTAACACTCGGAACATTGCAAATCTAACAATCCCTTTTTTTCTATAG